AGCTAGCACCGAGATGTATGTTTTTCTTGTAGATGATATAGTTCTACTTGAAAAGTTGAGGGAGAAATTAAATGTGAGGTTAGAGACAAGCCATAGAAACGAATAAATTTTTCCTAAGCAGAAGTAAAACTGAGTATATGGAATATAACTTTAGCAAAAGGTGAAGAATTTCCAACTTAAAGGCGAAAGTTAGAGATCATATCATACCATAAACTACACACGTTTAAATAACTTGGCTCTATAGTACAAAACGACAGAGAAATAGAAGTAGATGTGAACCATCAAATACCAACTGGATGGGGGAAATGGAGGAGGACCCTCAAGTGTTTATGTGATTAGAAAGTACCACTTAAGTTGGAGGTGAGTCCTATTGAGCAATTGTAAGACTGAAGATGTTGTTGAGACGAAGCATTAGGATGTCAAAAaccaagaaaataaattaagcatAGCAAAGATGATTGAGATATTGTGTTGGATGTGTCGTAAGAGAAGATGATATATgattagaaatgacaacattaAAGAAAGAGTTGGGATATACCTTATAGTATTAAAGATCATGGAAACTAGACTTAGGTGGTTTAGATGTGTAGAGaaaaaaatgtgtaaattatatagtAAGAATATTTGATAAAATGGAGGGCAATCAACTCAATAGAGACAGAAAAAGACCTAGAAAAATGTCATTTGATCATTATAACGTCATTTAATCCATGTGATCGACCAAACTGATTCTCATAACTCTAATtcttttgaattgaaaaaatttactatttgaATTTTCTATCGTAATTTCGTTTTAACACTAGAATAAACACTTTGTTTCGTAGTAACtaattcaattaaatatttaaagggATTATACTTTTACAATGCAATGaaccaaatttcaaattttagctGGGAGAAGTACCTACAAttattatttgtcaaaaaaagtacCTATGATTAGTAAAATTTCCTCCCATTAAGGGAAATTgtggaaaattaaaaagaaagatacaaaatcagaaaatataatAAGGAATTTgttttccttccaaaaaaatagataaggaatctgttttaaatatttttgtacagtctgtcatttttcttatttaattttaccGAAACTCTccatctattttttcttttaaaattagtCTACTAATAAGGGTTTTGTTAcaaagattataatttttttttgttgtgtccGGGGAAtcccggaccttacatatattatgcattgttacCAACTGAGTCAAACTCACGAGAGcgcaaaaattataatttaatgcAATAATATGTTTATATAGCGttgaatcctttaaaaaaaatatttaccatTGCGATAAATTTGAGGTACTCGTAATTCCGTTATTCATTCGTAATTTCTTTTGTAGAAAGGTTATTTAttggtaaaattgatttttttttatttttttatttttttggagagatttgTCACCCAttgcaattttatttaatttacaaTATTAGTCTAGTTGCTCGCAGTTGATATTtaatttagacaaaaaaaattattttttggtaaaaagaaaTGTTCACATTTGTAGGTTCAATGAacaatccctaaaaaaaaggttcaatgaacaactttttttcaaatataaatccatttgaaaaaaaatagtatttgaaaatataaatatattaattaatttttaccaaaaatacccgtaattaattttattatagtcAAACTATTAATTAAAGgataattataaaatatcaaTAGTCAAAATGGTTGAATTTaaatgttgtttaattttttttttaatatttttttaaaactcgataTCCGACCTACGAACCGACTAATCTTAGTGGCCGAATCTCATTATCTACTTGTAGAGATTGATTTAAAGTCAACAAAAAACTCTAAATAAAATAACTCGGAGAAATTGAtactaaataaaattaaatctaatatctTGAGAGAAACACAACTAATGTTCCAAACCAACCTCACTAAACATACTCAAGTCGGTCAAAATATTTCAGCGCATTAAATAGAAATCTATAATTAATAAGATGTATTTTTGAGCTTGTAATTAAAatctataataattaaaatctaACAATAACATTCGAGCAAATGAGTTGTACttaaaaacaaattcatcaagagTGATTCAGAGGAACATAAAGACTACTATAATTTTTCTTAGAGACAGAAGGGAAAAACACCTTAGAGCCGCAGGTAATGTAACCTTTCATTACTTCTTggttatgataaaaaaaatttgtactaAGAAATTGTCAAGTTTTTTTGCATGTATCCTTTGTCCTAATATTGTCAAATTTAAGATAGTTAACATTGATTGAGTCCATTATATACTGACACTGTATTTTGTCCAAAAGAATGTCAAAGGTGGAAGCATCAGAAGCATTAGTGGAAGCAAAAGTTCCAttgttgaaaaataatattgatgaaCATGAAAATGAGGTTTTGGGAAGAAGGGTTTGGAATGAGTCCAAGAAGCTCTGGCACATAGCAGGTCCTGCAATCTTCAACCGTGTTTCAAACTATAGCATGTTAGTCATCACTCAAGTCTTTGCTGGCCACCTAGGTGACATGGAGTTGGCTGCTACTTCCATTGCTATGAATCTCATTCTAGGCCTCGACTTGGGTATCATGGTAAAgttcatgttttaattttggttttaatttgcAAGAGAAATAGATGAATCTCAACATTTTCTTTTGTGTTATGTGATTGTTGTTAGAGAATAGTTTGAGTATATGTGATTAGATGAGTGTTTgacaatataattaattttgaatgaaattggtgTTAAAAAACTGATTTACTTAAAATTGAGtttgacatatttatatttgGCGTTTTGGTATTGAGATGTGCCTAATAACATACGTGgaatttaaaatcaaatactAAACAAATTAATGTGAGCTTTTTATGATGTTAAGGATGAGATGtgttatgtcaaaaaaaaaaaaaagagagagactGAGATCTGCTAGTACTCTGACatattatgttgttaattgtcATTATTTAAATCTTGATAGCAATCGCTCTTGATCATTGATTCGTCTCTGCTTGAGACCTAAAATCAATGGATTTGTTTTTATCTTAGGCTGGTCCTGTTTGTATttcaaatacatatataaacaaCTTTGatgcaaaatttattaaaaaattaacctttttttcgtgacatgaaaaaaaaaaaaaaaaaaacagaaagaaacaACTATCTCCTAATAAAGGACACTCATGCAACATCGGTTAATAATGGGTgcgtttgttttaatttaagaaaaatctagattttttttagagattttaatttttttttgaagctatttgtgtttgtttactttcaaaaaatcacttttcttttaaaaagaataattttagcTAGTTCATGTGTTACCtccttgtttttgaaaaaatagattttgaaaaaCCTAATCCTAATAGTAATTCATGTTAATAAAGCTTAAATCTCTGCATCTAAAATATTGGATAAGCCCACACTACCATAAAAATCAACTGATGTTTACCACAAGAGTTGCACACAAGACCACCATACTTATAGTCAACCCAAAATTTAAAGACAAAATCATCAGCCAATGATAACCAAATAAAAGATATAGGTTGGAAGATGTCAACCACTCGAATAGAACTCAACTATCTCAATAAATTAGCTTATACTTTTACACGTGTAAATATCTTGGtttgacaaaaagaaaacaattatttaatacaaaatttgttgatgttgtttattaTCATCTTATAGGTACGAAGTATCATCAGTCGTTTAGCATTAAGATGATAAAGATTTTTAATAAGTAGATTTTAATATTGttctttaattataaaaaaatagaatattatTAAGAGATTGTTACtttgatttgaaaattaattttgtacaTGTCATGTCATGTCATCCATTTACTTTCATGTATTTCTTCTATTGGTAATGATtttgataataatattttgcttGGTAGTTGGTACTAAACAAGTAAATAACATTCTGTTTTTGCATCAGTTGGGTATGTCAAGCGCTTTGGAAACTCTATGTGGACAAGCATTTGGAGCCAAACAATTCAACATGTTAGGAATTTACATGCAACGTTCATGGATCGTTCTTTTCATCACAGGAATTCTCCTTTTACCTCTTTTCATCTTTGCAACACCAATCTTAAACTTTTTTGGACAACCACAAGAGATATCTGAGCTAGCTGGAGTGATTTCAATGTGGCTAATACCAACTCACGTGACTTATGCATTCTTTTTTCCTCTTTATTTCTTCTTGCAAAGTCAGCTCAAGAATAACATCATTGGTTGGGTTTCTCTTGTTGCTTTATTGGttcatgtttttctttgttggttGGTTGTTGTGAAGTTTAAGCTTGGTGTTATTGCTCTTGTTGCTTCTGGGAATGTGGCTTGGATTGTTTTGGTGTTTGGTTTTTTTGGGTATGCTGTTTTGTGTGGTTGTCCCTTAACTTGGACTGGTTTTTCTATGGAGGCTTTCTTTGATCTTTGGGAGTTTGCTAAACTCTCTGCTGCTTCTGGGGTTATGCTCTggtacattttattttcataagcaatTTCTCACTTCTTAATTGTCATTGCATTGTGTTTACGAAGATAAAATAATATCGGTGTCATCGTTCAAAATGCGTCTACTGACATATTTTTCCGAACCCTACTATTAAATTAAGgattcatacattttttttttttttttatcttaaccCTTTTATGATCATAATCATCTAGAATTCGATCGGGAGATTGGTAAAATCTGACTAATAACTATTTTAGCTAGAGTTTGAATTTGTGTACTCCCGATCAATTTGACCATCGTTGAAGCTCATTTAATTATTGAGCCCAACCATTTAGTTTAAGGGTCTCAAGTATAGTTTCATGTTTTTGCAACTTTacataatttgattaaattattatatggTCTCCTTTTCAATTGTATTTTCATCATGAGTTGTTGGAAATTCTTACAGCTTGGAGGTTTGGTATGACAAAGTACTCATGTTGATGACTGGAAATCTACATAATGCAAAGAAATTTGTAGAGGCTTTAACCATATGGTAAGCaagtgagaatatcttatggtGCATATGAATATTATTCTGGTTCTAATTTTCTATTGGTTTTTTGAgtaattttctattatttttattgttgctTTGTTTGATGTGGCAGCTTGACCCTAAATATATGGGAGTTGATGTTTCCTCTGGGATTCCTTGCTGCAACTGGGTAATTATGCATCTTAACTTTCCCCTTTTGCTACTATTTTTGTgcatttacaacaacaaaaaattgaagTCATAATATCATGCTTCATATGTCTTAAACTACTTGAATCAAGACAAAACCATGACCAAACCACCAAAATAATCGAACTCTAGTAAAAAAATCGGTTAAGGTTCAGCCGATTGAACTGTTTTATTCGACttactttttaaaatgttgtctATCGTCTATACTACTATTTACATTGGTTTTTCACATGTTTGTAAAAATCAGTTAAGGTTGAACCGATTGAACTGTTTTATTCGactcaatttttaaaacattgtctatcgtctatattattatttacattGTGCAGAGTAAGGGTAGCAAACGAGCTAGGAGCAGGAAATGGTCAAGCAGCAAAGTTTGCTTCAGCAGTGGCAGTGGTGACATCAATTATAATAAGTGTTTTCTTCTGGCTCTTGATTATGATATTTCGTAGACAAATTGGCTATTTATTTACTTCAAGTGAACTTGTCATTGAAGAAGTAAATAAGTTGTCACCCCTCTTAGGCTTCACCATTCTTCTCAATAGTGTTCAACCTGTTCTCTCAGGTACTATATAATCCAACTTCTTGTACCAtccattttacatttatttgattttagcaATGAGTgtttgactaaaatattgcatCTTTCAATTAATATATCAAACAGGGGTGGCTATTGGATCTGGGTGGCAAAAATATGTGGCCTACATTGACTTGGGTTGCTACTATCTTATTGGGATGCCACTTGGGTTTTTGAtgggttttgtttttcaatttggaGTTGAGGTAAGTTGTGTACATTTCTTCTTGgagttttaatttttgaaaagtacTCTTTTCATTTATGAAATTGCTCGGCATTTTCAGCCGCAGTTAGCTGTTGTTGGACACTTTTAAGATCGGTCAAACCaacttaaaaagtgattgaaccGATCTTAAAAATGTTCagcggcaattaactgccgtTGATGTAGTGAATGAGCAATTTCATAAGAAAGAAGGGTAATAATGATACTTTTCACTCATCCTTCTAATCTACAagtttttacatatttatttatagaagTGTACTTTTAAACAacacaaaatttatgttttgggATAGAGATGTTCATTATGATAAGTGCAACACTTCTATTTGATTTTTGTCCTGGCATAATGGTGAtattaattattacttttttgtcaaaatcaattggTTATATTAATTAACCATTAGGGACTTTGGGCGGGGTTAGTTTGTGGTGGACCAGCAATTCAAACTTTGATATTGGCCTGGGTTACCATTCGTTGTGACTGGAACAAAGAGGTAACTGCATTTTTAACACATGTTTTATTGATGTCTTTGCATtctcatttatttatcttattaCTAATTTGATTGTTAACAATTTACAGGCCGAAAGAGCAAAGTTGCATTTGAGTAAATGGGGAGCACCAAATCATGCACAAAAGTGATACTTTCTGCACATGCAAATAATATAGGTGGGATTATGAAATTCGTTTTGATTGGGAAATCTGATACAGGGTGCTAAGAGATGGAGCTAATTATTGAATAAGTTTCCATGAAAAAGAACTTGGTTTTTGTTCTGAATTGGTTCAAGTTTGACAACATTTAAATAGAACACACCAATAATTTTCTATTATTACCTTTCTCGATTCATTTTCTGCATACAATTAATAACTACCTATTatctattattatataattaattaataaattactgACTATTTGAGAAGGACTAAATCTCGATATAAAGGAGAAAAGGACtcagtttttgttttgaatttttcttggtGGTTCAATCAAGTTTTACAACATTTAAATAGAATACACCAATACCTTCCTAAAACCACATTTCTAAACTCTTCTCTTAACTACAGACAAATAATGGAACCGGCTCTTCTAAAGTGAGTTGCTCACTTTAGAGCGTAAAGTGGACATAACCAACCGTAAATTAATAGTTTAAACATTAAAGTTAGATATTGTagatatattataataaataataaatttgctACAATAACAATTCTTAATTTTCTCACTTTGCACTATTATTTTAAAGGATCTTTGCCAACAAACAATAACCACTTATTATCTATACTCGTAACGAGATTGGGTAACTCAATTGATTTGAGCTAAGGGTTAAAGAGTTATAGATCCACAAGTCCTAGCTCAATTGGTAAAATGCCGAAactgttaggccggatgccatgaccggggttcgaaccccggtacctccacttatgtgtgaaTTTATAATAGTTTTGTCATCCCgcctatctaaaaaaaaaaagaagttataagTCCAGGTTTTAAGTTCCAACAAGGAGAAAAAAACTAAtacattacaattttttttgacactattacattacattacaattatcatactaatatttgtcattaaaaaaatatttattcttaATTAATGCTCCTtctgatcactattataagcaaaattctatttttcaaattcattgaataaatgatttatttagTCTATAATATAGACGAGATACACCggttattcaatgaatttggAAAATGGATCAAAATCATGTTTAACGATACAtttgataaatatatcaaaatcataaattttatgAGTATAATGTTTGTCCACGTGGGTATTTTTTATGGTGTTTGATGTCTTGGAGTTTAGAGTGATTATGCTACGTGTTTTGAACCTTTTTGAATACGTGGAGGTTCTGTTTTTGCATATGATATATGATCAGTACGAAACGACAATTAATTGTCGCTGATGAGTGAGtgtacaacattttttttgtaataagtAAAACTAATCCATCAAAATTGACACTAGAAGATCAAACCCGAGTCGTGGAGAGAAAACACACTCCAAAGTCACAAGCCAACGACATGAAACTACCAAAGTGGGTTGCGAACAGAAATTAACCAAAACATGGATGTGtcaaagagcaattttctaagAATAATTTTAACTCCAAGCCCAATCTACTTCAGGCCTGTCATGAATCGCCGTCATTCACCAGATACAGAaaataaaaccattttcaaCATAGTTGGAGTCGCTCTGAGCACATTCTCGAAGCACTTCGGAAATTTGTCCTTGTATCAGAAGCAAGCCGGCGTTACCCTCCACCGAACCGGCCGTAAAACGCCGTCGGAGTTTTTCGTCGGACGCTAGAAACGGTGAGAAATTCCGTCCACttctttctttaatttgtttCGTATTTTCCTTCTCCTGTCTTGTATGGCGGCGAGGATGTGTTTTGCGGCATCGATAGCCGCCACAGCTTTTCTCAAAGATTCTGTGATTACGCTATATATTGATCGCGATACTGCTATTGCGTTTTAAATTGAACGTTTTTCTGCTATTGCCACCCTAAATTTACTGAGATTCTGCGATTGTGCCCTAAATTGGCCACAATTCCGAAATTGCACCCTAAAGAGTATCTAGAAAATTTTGTAGATGATATGAACGGAGGGATTGCTTTGCATTTGAAactaataatttgttttatggCATTGTTATGCTAACAGGGAACATCTGGTGATAATAAAGATGTTGACACCAATGCAAAATATTGTTGGCATTTCACCTCTGTTAATACCACCACCAGGTACAATGATTTTTTGACATATCAGTAGTTGAGATAGTTTTAGCAACTTAGGTTTTTGAATGATGTGTATTTGAAGTTATGTAAATCATTCATggatttttattgttattttcttgtaTGCAGTTAGTAGTACAAGGCAGACTCAAGCACATCTTAAGTATTCCAGACCGGACATTGTTGCGATGAGACGCTTACCATATAACATAAAAATAGGGCAGCTTCAGACTTCAGCTTTTCAAAGTATATCACCTCGATTAAAATGCGATTCTGCTAGGGTATGGTTTTTCATTTTGGAATTTGTTATGCTACATGTTATTCCTGTTAGAAACTGTAAACAGCGTTTTGTGTTGTTGCAATGTCAAATGAGTCCTTTTTGATACCTTGATAAGGTTACAAAAGAAAACTGTTAAATGATGACTAGTTTTTTTATCTAGCGGGAGCTTAACTCCTTACTGCTGTTGTCAAATATCGGCCATGATATTGGCAGCGGTTTTTGGGCTCACCGCCATGCCCAATTTCGGCCAATATGGCAGGATTGTCTGCCATAATACAATATAACGGCTCCACAGAGTGTCCGGTATGGCAGGATTTTGGCTCTCTGCCATGGACTGCAATCGGCAACATTGCTCCTTACTATAGAAGAAACCTGATCAAAAAACACAGATAGAGTAGGAGAATAGATTATAAAATGATACCTAGCAGAGACTGCAACAAGCAGTGAGTCTTCAACCAAGGCCAATGGCCATTCAGATATGTTTCTAATTGGAGACCTTTTGACTTTTGTGCAAAAGGTCTGTTAGGAGGGGTAATGTATTATGTAGAGATAGAAATGTAACTAACAGTTCAATTCTTGTTATTTTCCTTTGACTTCTGTTGAATCTTATCACGTTCCTATCTAGATCCTTACCCGTCACATGCTGCTAACTGTTTACACTGTTTCTCTTCTATCTGAATCCTGCACTTTAATCTCTTCTTAGTTCCAATTTCTTCATTGCCTCTTGTACCACTCTCATACATATGAAACTTTTAAAGTAGAGAAGTTTAATGGTTTTTTGTTGACTGTTGATTGATTCGCTGCATGTTCCATTGATTTTTCTTTAGGCATTTTTTATAGGATGGAATATGGAAGTAAATGTTGTTTGATCTCTTGTCCTTACTTTCAATCCAAATCatggaaattttggattttgttggTAAATCATTGACTAACAGAAAAACTTATCCAAAATTGTTTGTTGGTGTACAATATTCTAATGTCTTGTATGGTGCCCTTTTCTACAGAATGTTGCAtgtgctgctgctgctgctgctgctgcaaCCCAAACTGTAACCCGCGATGCTCGCACAATTACTGTTACTCCTGGTAAGCCCAACTCTAAAAACTTATGCCAAAAAATGCCGTTAgagaaaatatagaaaatatatagTGTTCGATTGCCAAATTGTATTGTTTGTTTTATACCGGGACAAACTAGGACTATTTAGCACCTCCAATGTGTTGGCCTCTTCCATTTTCTATACTAGTCATCATGTGCATAATAGTAAATAGTTTATGTATATAAATTtcattcttctctcttctcccatACATCAGCGTGTCTTTATTGAAATAACTAAATCAATATCGAAGTGTAGGTTTTTTATGGGAGAAACAAATATGAATATTTGATAATTAAGGTATGCATActcaaatatttgtttctttcaaatagAAGTCATTTGAAGTGCATAAATAATGGCTTTCTTGGATCTTTTCCTTTACAATCATGCATCCTAGTGATTGGTATGAGCTACAACCTCCATGACTCAATGGGATATAGTTAGTTTAGGCGATAGAGGTAGTTTTCTTGCTTAATACCTGCAATGTAAAGAGGCTAGATAAGGAACTTAAATGAGTAGCAACAACAGTGAAGTTATAAAGGACTTTGATATTAGAAGGttgaaataaatagttttaaatCTGTCTACTTCACTGAAGGGAACAggggatttttatttttggtgctCCTACAATCTTATTAGTTTTTCCCTTCTGTAGATGGTGATTAGTAGTTTGTTTCCTAGGATGGTTTCGTTGCAGTTTTGTTGGCTTTATTTTCCTCGTCCaagtgtttgtttgtttgatggTTTCTTATGGAGGTTTCTTTTATAGTACTGGAAAcatttactacaaattgcacaACTTGACATTCTgtgaataaataatatatagcATTTGGCATATTATGTGGACGGATACTATTGAAATCCACAACTCAACTCTATTCATTTACCTTTTGTACAAAAGTTACCAATTATGTACATGTAAATGTCATTTCACCGGAATTgatcttttattctttatgttttgaataattatATGTTCCATGTCTATGTATACAAATATAATTTGCTATTATTTTCCTGAAATGACAGACAAAAAGATTAGACTTGATGACAATGGGCCTGGATTGCCACCTCGCGACGATGATGGAAACGGTGGTaatggaggaggtggtggtggtaaTTTTTCTGGTGGACTAGTGCTTTTGGGTATTCTTGGTGTCctagacattcttaaagacatTGAGGGTGAAATTCAACGCAAAGTCAAAGATACCAgatttgatcaagcttgatAATGGCAGTGAAATTACTTGATAGCATATAtacattttaccaaaaaaatggACAGTTAAACTTAGTTATCGATTCAGCTTATGACAAAAGGTGTGATGTATGGTTTTAAATAATGAGAtgtgtaaaaaaacaaatgccTGTTCGTTATCCTAAATATTATTAACTTACAATCATGGAATTCGATCATCATATTATAAATGAGTTCATAATCTTAGCCCACTCCAGTCCCATTTTGGGTGGAGCAAATCTACTCATACCTATAGTGAAATTTTGTATTTGTTGTATTGGGGTCGGAACCTCATAAAATTGTAACACAGGCATCTGATATTGGATAAGCACATCATACAAGCGTTCAGTTTTCTATCTTGAGCACAATCTGGTTGCTGTCAAAAATGTTGATGAGTGAACTGAGTTtaatagtagtagtagtagtaattgTTGCATTTTAAGCTATCTCCATAATCTTTTGCTCCTCCAGAAGAAGTTAATTGAGGAAAGAGCGTTACTTTTCCCATCCTATACAAATGAGTAACGGATTTTGTAATccagaaacttcaaaaaatagggcgcgttacATGATGTTTTTGGATTACATAATCTGAAAATCCCctaaacaccctttttcaagtgtatcagcacaaattttaaatatgtttgtaacatggatagtcattttagggacaatattaatcttcctaactttCATCCTTATTTTGGGTTATTGTTACttgttcttagtcaaaaatcgggTTTTCGGACTACTTGATaggattgctccgaaacttccccagaaaatcagaaaaaattcaaggaccatgaATCCCATAGAAGggacttcttacgggactccgcccctcaaaatccaaaattccatcgtttagacccatttttcaatttttagcatttttgtt
Above is a genomic segment from Medicago truncatula cultivar Jemalong A17 chromosome 5, MtrunA17r5.0-ANR, whole genome shotgun sequence containing:
- the LOC11426312 gene encoding protein DETOXIFICATION 27, with the translated sequence MSKVEASEALVEAKVPLLKNNIDEHENEVLGRRVWNESKKLWHIAGPAIFNRVSNYSMLVITQVFAGHLGDMELAATSIAMNLILGLDLGIMLGMSSALETLCGQAFGAKQFNMLGIYMQRSWIVLFITGILLLPLFIFATPILNFFGQPQEISELAGVISMWLIPTHVTYAFFFPLYFFLQSQLKNNIIGWVSLVALLVHVFLCWLVVVKFKLGVIALVASGNVAWIVLVFGFFGYAVLCGCPLTWTGFSMEAFFDLWEFAKLSAASGVMLCLEVWYDKVLMLMTGNLHNAKKFVEALTICLTLNIWELMFPLGFLAATGVRVANELGAGNGQAAKFASAVAVVTSIIISVFFWLLIMIFRRQIGYLFTSSELVIEEVNKLSPLLGFTILLNSVQPVLSGVAIGSGWQKYVAYIDLGCYYLIGMPLGFLMGFVFQFGVEGLWAGLVCGGPAIQTLILAWVTIRCDWNKEAERAKLHLSKWGAPNHAQK
- the LOC11407073 gene encoding protein YELLOW LEAF 1, choloroplastic encodes the protein MLTPMQNIVGISPLLIPPPVSSTRQTQAHLKYSRPDIVAMRRLPYNIKIGQLQTSAFQSISPRLKCDSARNVACAAAAAAAATQTVTRDARTITVTPDKKIRLDDNGPGLPPRDDDGNGGNGGGGGGNFSGGLVLLGILGVLDILKDIEGEIQRKVKDTRFDQA